The Balaenoptera acutorostrata chromosome 10, mBalAcu1.1, whole genome shotgun sequence genome has a window encoding:
- the JARID2 gene encoding protein Jumonji isoform X7: protein MVYFGSSQDEEDVEEEDDETEDVKTATNNASSSCQSTPRKGKTHKHVHNGHVFNGSSRSSREKEPVQKHKSKEATPAKEKHSDPRADGRREQASASHPPAAPSAGSSARGLPAHHHPPLHRSAQDLRKQVSKVGGVTRMSSLGTSAASAKKMREVRPSPSKTVKYTATVTKGTVTYTKAKRELVKETKPNHHKPSSAVNHTISGKTESSNAKTRKQVLSLGGASKSTGHTVNGLKVSGRLNPKSCTKEGGGRQLREGLRNSKRRLEEAPPADKPQSPPKKMKGAAGAAEGPGRKAAPAPAEKAPPGGHGKKEMPERSLERNRPKRVTAGKGPPGRQAHGKPDGVPCENRSTSQSEPLPRPHDAAAKAEKGAGRAGWAAMDEIPVLRPSAKEFHDPLVYIESVRPQVEKYGMCRVIPPPDWRPECKLNDEMRFVTQIQHVHKLGRRWGPNVQRLACIRKHLRSQGIAMDELPLIGGCELDLACFFRLINEMGGMQQVTDLKKWNKLADMLRIPKTAQDRLAKLQEAYCQYLLSYDSLSPEEHRRLEKEVLMEKESLERRKGPLEGHTEQDYNRFHPLPRFEPKNGLINGVAHRNGFRSKLKEVGPAQLKTGRRRLFAQEKEVVKEEEEDKGILSDFHKCIYKGRSVSLTTFYRTARNIMNMCFSKEPAPAEIEQEYWRLVEEKDCHVAVHCGKVDTNTHGSGFPVGKSEPFSRHGWNLTVLPNNTGSILRHLGAVPGVTIPWLNIGMVFSTSCWSRDQNHLPYIDYLHTGADCIWYCIPAEEENKLEDVVHTLLQANGTPGLQMLESNVMISPEVLCREGIEVHRTVQQSGQFVVCFPGSFVSKVCCGYSVSETVHFATTQWTSMGFETAKEMKRRHIAKPFSMEKLLYQIAQAEAKKENGPTLSTISALLDELRDTELRQRRQLFEAGLHSSARYGSHEGSSAAPDGKKKPRKWLQLETSERRCQICQHLCYLSMVVQENENVVFCLECALRHVEKQKSCRGLKLMYRYDEEQIISLVNQICGKVSGKNGSIENCLGKPTPKRGPRKRATVDVPPSRLAASSS, encoded by the exons TTTTCAATGGTTCCAGCAGGTCATCACGGGAGAAGGAACCTGTTCAGAAACACAAAAGCAAAGAGGCCACTCCGGCGAAGGAGAAGCACAGTGATCCCCGGGCCGACGGCCGGAGGGAGCAGGCTTCCGCGAGCCACCCCCCAGCGGCCCCCTCCGCGGGCTCCTCTGCCAGGGGGCTCCCcgctcaccaccacccccctctgCATCGGTCGGCTCAGGACTTACGGAAACAG GTTTCTAAGGTCGGCGGAGTCACTCGAATGTCATCTCTGGGTACAAGTGCAGCCAGTGCCAAAAAGATGCGCGAAGTCAGACCTTCACCGTCCAAAACTGTGAAGTACACTGCAACGGTGACGAAGGGGACTGTCACATACACCAAAGCCAAGAGAGAACTGGTCAAGGAAACCAAACCTAATCACCACAAGCCCAGTTCAGCTGTCAACCACACAATCTCAGGGAAAACTGAAAGTAGCAATGCAAAAACCCGAAAACAGGTGCTATCCCTCGGGGGGGCGTCCAAGTCCACCGGGCACACCGTCAATGGCCTCAAGGTCAGTGGCAGGTTGAACCCAAAGTCATGCACTAAGGAGGGGGGGGGCCGGCAGCTGCGGGAGGGTCTGCGGAACTCCAAGCGGAGGCTGGAAGAGGCGCCCCCGGCCGACAAGCCGCAGTCGCCCCCCAAGAAGATGAAGGGGGCGGCGGGTGCTGCCGAGGGTCCCGGCAGGAAGGCGGCCCCGGCCCCCGCGGAGAAGGCGCCGCCTGGCGGCCACGGGAAGAAGGAGATGCCCGAGCGGAGCCTGGAGAGGAACCGGCCGAAGCGGGTGACGGCCGGCAAGGGCCCGCCGGGCAGACAAGCACACGGCAAGCCGGACGGCGTCCCCTGTGAAAATCGTTCTACCTCGCAATCGGAGCCCCTGCCCCGGCCGCACGATGCGGCGGCCAAGGCCGAGAAGGGGGCCGGCAGGGCCGGGTGGGCGGCCATGGACGAGATCCCCGTCTTGCGGCCGTCGGCCAAGGAGTTCCACGACCCGCTCGTCTACATCGAGTCGGTGCGCCCTCAGGTGGAGAAGTATGGCATGTGCAGGGTGATCCCGCCCCCGGACTGGCGGCCCGAGTGCAAGCTCAACGACGAGATGCGCTTCGTCACGCAGATCCAGCACGTCCACAAGCTGGGCCGGCGCTGGGGCCCCAATGTGCAGCGGCTGGCCTGCATCAGGAAGCACCTCAGGTCTCAGGGCATCGCCATGGACGAGCTCCCGCTCATAG GAGGCTGTGAGCTCGACCTGGCCTGCTTTTTCCGGCTGATAAACGAGATGGGCGGCATGCAGCAAGTGACTGACCTCAAAAAATGGAACAAACTAGCAGACATGCTGCGCATCCCCAAAACCGCCCAGGACCGGCTGGCCAAGCTCCAGGAGGCCTACTGCCAGTACCTGCTCTCTTATGACTCCCTGTCCCCCGAGGAGCACCGGCGCCTGGAGAAGGAGGTGCTGATGGAGAAGGAGAGCCTGGAGAGGCGCAAGGGGCCCCTGGAGGGCCACACGGAGCAGGACTACAACCGCTTCCACCCGCTGCCCCGCTTCGAGCCCAAGAACGGGCTCATCAACGGCGTGGCCCACAGGAACGGCTTCCGCAGCAAGCTGAAGGAGGTGGGCCCCGCACAGCTCAAGACGGGGCGGCGGCGACTCTTTGCTCAGGAAAAGGAGgtggtgaaggaggaggaggaggacaaagGCATCCTCAGCGACTTCCACAAGTGTATATATAAG ggaAGGTCTGTTTCTTTAACGACTTTTTACCGAACAGCAAGAAATATCATGAACATGTGCTTCAGCAAGGAGCCCGCACCAGCTGAAATTGAG CAAGAGTACTGGAGGCTCGTGGAGGAGAAGGACTGCCACGTGGCCGTGCACTGCGGCAAGGTGGACACCAACACCCACGGCAGCGGCTTCCCGGTGGGAAAATCAGAACCGTTTTCAAG ACACGGATGGAACCTCACCGTCCTCCCCAACAACACGGGCTCCATCCTGCGTCACCTTGGTGCTGTGCCTG GAGTGACAATTCCCTGGCTAAATATTGGCATGGTCTTTTCTACCTCATGCTGGTCTCGAGACCAAAACCACCTTCCCTACATTGACTACTTACACACTGGTGCTGACTGCATTTG GTATTGCATTCCTGCTGAGGAGGAGAACAAGCTCGAGGACGTGGTGCACACCCTGCTGCAAGCCAATGGCACCCCCGGCCTGCAGATGCTCGAGAGCAACGTCATG ATCTCCCCGGAGGTGCTGTGCAGGGAGGGGATCGAGGTGCACAGGACAGTGCAGCAGAGCGGCCAGTTCGTCGTCTGCTTCCCGGGATCCTTTGTGTCCAAAGTGTGTTGCGGCTATAGCGTCTCTGAGACCGTGCACTTCGCCACCACCCAGTGGACGAGTATGGGCTTCGAGACGGCCAAG GAGATGAAGCGTCGCCACATAGCTAAGCCGTTCTCCATGGAGAAGTTACTCTACCAGATCGCACAAGCGGAAGCGAAAAAGGAAAACGGTCCCACTCTCAGTACCATCTCAGCCCTTCTGGACGAGCTCAG GGACACGGAGTTGCGGCAGCGGCGGCAGCTGTTCGAGGCCGGCCTCCACTCCTCCGCCCGCTACGGCAGCCACGAGGGCAGCAGTGCGGCGCCCGACGGGAAGAAGAAGCCTCGGAAGTGGCTGCAGCTGGAGACCTCGGAGAGGCGGTGTCAGATCTGTCAGCACCTGTGCTACCTGTCCATG GTCGTGCAGGAGAACGAGAACGTGGTCTTCTGCCTGGAGTGCGCCCTGCGCCACGTGGAGAAGCAGAAGTCCTGCCGCGGCCTGAAGCTCATGTACCGCTACGACGAG GAACAAATTATCAGCCTGGTCAATCAGATCTGTGGCAAGGTATCTGGTAAAAACGGCAGCATTGAAAACTGTCTCGGTAAACCCACACCAAAAAGAGGGCCCCGCAAGAGAGCGACGGTGGACGTGCCGCCCTCCCGGCTCGCCGCCTCCTCCTCGTGA